The following coding sequences lie in one Aquabacterium olei genomic window:
- a CDS encoding acyl-CoA synthetase has product MPNIYEQDLPRNPANHVPMSPLSFIERTALVYPDRLAIVHGALRQSWGQTYTRCRRLASALRQQGIGVGDTVAVMLPNTPPMVEAHFGIPMAGAVLNALNTRLDAEALAFMLDHGEAKAVIVDPEFSGVMAQALALRTRAEPILVVDVEDVLYTGKTERIGTLTYEQLVAQGQPDYAWEMPSDEWDAIALNYTSGTTGNPKGVVYHHRGAATNAVSNILEWDMPKHPVYLWTLPMFHCNGWCFPWTVAARAGVNVCLRRVDPKSIFEAFRQHGVTHYCSAPIVHAALVNAPAELKEGLNLRQGQGVKAMVAGAAPPAAMIEGMEQLGIDLTHVYGLTEIYGPASVCVKHESWNELPVGERARLNARQGVAYHLQRGISVMDPLTMQPVPADGETMGEIMFRGNITMKGYLKNPKATQEAFAGGWFHTGDLAVMYPDGYVKIKDRSKDIIISGGENISSIEVEDVLYRHPAVMAAAVVAKPDEKWGETPCAFIELKPGAQVTAEEIIQHCRAHLAHFKAPRAVVFGELPKTSTGKIQKFELRKVAGSVAAINV; this is encoded by the coding sequence ATGCCGAACATCTACGAACAGGACCTGCCCCGCAACCCGGCCAACCATGTGCCGATGTCGCCGCTGTCCTTCATCGAGCGCACCGCCCTCGTCTACCCCGACCGACTGGCCATCGTGCATGGTGCCCTGCGGCAGAGCTGGGGCCAGACCTACACGCGCTGCCGCCGACTGGCCAGCGCGCTGCGACAACAGGGCATTGGTGTGGGCGACACGGTGGCCGTGATGCTGCCCAACACGCCACCCATGGTGGAAGCGCACTTCGGCATCCCCATGGCCGGCGCGGTGCTGAACGCACTGAACACCCGGCTGGACGCCGAGGCCCTGGCCTTCATGCTCGACCATGGCGAGGCCAAGGCCGTCATCGTGGACCCGGAGTTCAGCGGCGTGATGGCCCAGGCCCTGGCGCTGCGCACGCGCGCCGAGCCGATCCTGGTGGTCGACGTGGAGGATGTGCTGTACACCGGCAAGACGGAACGCATCGGCACCCTGACGTATGAACAGCTGGTGGCCCAGGGGCAGCCCGACTACGCATGGGAAATGCCGTCGGACGAGTGGGATGCGATCGCGTTGAACTACACGTCGGGCACGACAGGCAACCCCAAGGGCGTGGTCTACCACCACCGCGGGGCGGCCACGAACGCGGTGTCCAACATCCTCGAGTGGGACATGCCCAAGCACCCGGTCTACCTGTGGACGCTGCCGATGTTCCACTGCAATGGCTGGTGCTTCCCGTGGACGGTGGCCGCGCGCGCTGGCGTGAACGTGTGCCTGCGCCGCGTCGACCCGAAGTCCATCTTCGAGGCATTCCGTCAGCATGGCGTCACGCACTACTGCAGCGCCCCCATCGTGCATGCCGCGCTGGTGAATGCGCCGGCCGAGCTGAAGGAAGGCCTGAACCTGCGCCAGGGTCAGGGTGTGAAGGCCATGGTGGCCGGCGCCGCGCCGCCCGCTGCCATGATCGAGGGCATGGAGCAGCTCGGCATCGACCTGACCCATGTCTACGGCCTGACCGAGATCTACGGCCCGGCGTCGGTGTGCGTGAAGCACGAGTCGTGGAACGAGCTGCCTGTGGGCGAGCGCGCCCGCCTGAACGCCCGCCAGGGCGTGGCCTACCACCTGCAACGCGGCATCAGCGTGATGGACCCGCTGACCATGCAACCCGTGCCGGCCGATGGCGAGACCATGGGCGAGATCATGTTCCGCGGCAACATCACGATGAAGGGCTACCTGAAGAACCCGAAGGCCACGCAGGAGGCCTTTGCTGGCGGGTGGTTCCACACGGGTGATCTCGCCGTGATGTACCCCGACGGCTACGTGAAGATCAAGGACCGGAGCAAGGACATCATCATCTCGGGCGGCGAGAACATCTCGTCCATCGAGGTGGAAGACGTGCTGTACCGCCACCCCGCCGTGATGGCCGCCGCCGTGGTGGCCAAGCCCGACGAGAAGTGGGGTGAGACGCCGTGCGCCTTCATCGAACTCAAGCCGGGCGCCCAGGTGACGGCCGAGGAGATCATCCAGCACTGCCGCGCGCACCTCGCGCACTTCAAGGCACCACGCGCCGTGGTGTTCGGCGAACTGCCCAAGACCTCGACCGGCAAGATCCAGAAGTTCGAGCTGCGCAAGGTCGCCGGCTCGGTGGCCGCGATCAACGTCTGA
- a CDS encoding RNA-binding S4 domain-containing protein: MPPLQQITFPLRGDFITLDSLLKACGLAESGGRAKTMVAEGLVQVDGQDELRKTAKIRAGQVVSVQGARVRVIPEDQADTPAA; encoded by the coding sequence ATGCCCCCACTGCAACAGATCACCTTTCCGCTGCGCGGCGACTTCATCACGCTCGACAGCCTGCTCAAGGCCTGCGGACTGGCCGAAAGCGGCGGGCGCGCCAAGACCATGGTGGCGGAAGGCCTGGTTCAGGTCGACGGCCAGGATGAGCTGCGCAAGACCGCCAAGATCCGAGCGGGGCAAGTGGTGAGCGTGCAAGGTGCGCGGGTTCGGGTTATCCCCGAGGATCAGGCTGACACGCCAGCTGCCTGA
- a CDS encoding aldehyde dehydrogenase family protein — protein MSRPAMHLVDPATGESDPEQIRRVFESQQATALAWRQSTIAERIARLKRLREAMLARRDDFYAAFAKDYRKPVVEVEGTELMPVLDEIRHTIGNLKKWAQPRRVWPTMTTAFTSAWIEYQPRGRCLIIAPWNFPLNLCFGPLVSALAAGNTVILKPSEMTPAVSAVMAEVIASIFQPHEVALFEGSLPTSQALLALPFDHIFFTGSPAVGKVVMTAAARHLTSVTLELGGKSPVIVDETADIQASAETLLWGKFTNCGQICVAPDHVFVHASVKDDFVEACRRVVAQRFGRTPDAVRQSPDLTRVINQRHTQRIAGLLTDAKDKGARVLVGGEVDVSTCYIAPTLIDQVPESAEIMQEEIFGPVLPVVTYTDLNEVVNTINAQPKPLALYIFSRDKRRTRDLIERTSSGGVAINHCVLHYAHGNLPFGGVNNSGIGSAHGEFGFKAFSHERAVLKSGPIMMARMFFPPYTGLKQKLVRWTVDSLRLPSLF, from the coding sequence ATGAGCCGCCCTGCGATGCACCTTGTTGATCCTGCAACCGGTGAATCCGATCCGGAGCAGATTCGTCGGGTCTTTGAGTCCCAGCAGGCCACGGCCCTGGCCTGGCGGCAGTCGACGATTGCCGAGCGCATCGCCCGCCTCAAGCGCCTGCGCGAGGCCATGCTGGCCCGTCGCGACGATTTCTACGCGGCCTTCGCCAAGGACTACCGCAAGCCGGTGGTCGAGGTCGAGGGCACCGAACTCATGCCGGTGCTCGACGAGATCCGGCACACCATCGGCAACCTGAAGAAGTGGGCGCAACCACGCCGCGTGTGGCCCACGATGACCACCGCCTTCACCAGCGCCTGGATCGAGTACCAGCCGCGTGGCCGCTGCCTCATCATCGCGCCCTGGAACTTCCCGCTGAACCTGTGCTTCGGGCCGCTGGTCTCGGCGCTGGCCGCAGGCAACACCGTCATCCTCAAGCCTTCAGAGATGACGCCGGCCGTCAGCGCCGTCATGGCCGAGGTGATCGCCTCCATCTTCCAGCCGCATGAGGTGGCGCTGTTCGAAGGCAGCCTGCCGACCTCGCAGGCGCTGCTGGCGCTGCCGTTCGATCACATCTTCTTCACCGGCTCGCCGGCTGTTGGCAAGGTCGTGATGACGGCCGCGGCCCGGCACCTGACCAGCGTCACGCTCGAGCTGGGTGGCAAGTCGCCTGTCATCGTCGACGAAACCGCCGACATCCAGGCTTCGGCCGAGACCCTGCTGTGGGGCAAGTTCACCAACTGCGGTCAGATCTGCGTGGCGCCCGACCACGTGTTCGTGCACGCCTCCGTCAAGGACGACTTCGTCGAGGCCTGCCGCCGCGTGGTGGCGCAACGCTTCGGCCGCACGCCCGACGCCGTGCGCCAGAGCCCCGATCTGACCCGCGTCATCAACCAGCGTCACACGCAGCGCATTGCCGGCCTGCTGACCGACGCGAAGGACAAGGGCGCCCGCGTGCTCGTGGGCGGCGAGGTCGACGTCAGCACCTGCTACATCGCCCCCACGCTGATCGACCAGGTGCCCGAGTCGGCCGAGATCATGCAGGAAGAGATCTTCGGCCCGGTGCTGCCGGTCGTGACCTACACCGACCTGAACGAGGTGGTGAACACCATCAACGCCCAGCCCAAGCCGCTGGCGCTGTACATCTTCAGCCGCGACAAGCGCCGCACGCGTGACCTGATCGAGCGCACCAGCTCGGGCGGCGTGGCGATCAACCACTGCGTGCTGCACTATGCGCACGGCAACCTGCCGTTCGGCGGCGTCAACAACTCCGGCATCGGCAGCGCGCACGGCGAGTTCGGCTTCAAGGCCTTCTCGCACGAGCGGGCGGTGCTGAAGTCCGGGCCCATCATGATGGCCCGGATGTTCTTCCCGCCCTATACCGGCCTCAAGCAGAAGCTCGTGCGCTGGACGGTGGACAGCCTGCGTCTGCCTTCGTTGTTCTGA
- a CDS encoding branched-chain amino acid ABC transporter permease: MDIFIQQLINGLVLGSMYALVALGYTMVYGIINLINFAHGEVLMVGALVSWTVVTSLEGSGIPGWALLSLSLVIAMAVCMLLNMAIEKLAYRPLRNAPRLAPLITAMGMSLLLQTLAMILWKPDYKPYPILLNDEPYEFMGATINLVQILILVVTALTLAGLMALIHGTKLGRAMRATAENPRVAQLMGVRPDRVISATFAIGAALAALAGVMWAANYGSVQHTMGFLPGLKAFTAAVFGGIGNLGGAMVGGVLLGVIESMGAGYIGDFTGGVLGSNYQDIFAFTVLILVLTLRPQGLLGERVADRP, translated from the coding sequence GTGGACATCTTCATTCAACAACTGATCAACGGTCTGGTCCTGGGCAGCATGTATGCGCTCGTGGCACTGGGCTACACGATGGTGTACGGCATCATCAACCTCATCAACTTCGCCCACGGCGAGGTGCTCATGGTGGGGGCGCTGGTGAGCTGGACGGTGGTGACATCGCTGGAGGGCAGCGGCATACCCGGCTGGGCGCTCTTGTCCCTGTCGCTCGTGATCGCCATGGCGGTGTGCATGCTGCTGAACATGGCGATCGAGAAGCTCGCCTACCGGCCGCTGCGCAACGCGCCGCGTCTGGCACCGCTGATCACGGCCATGGGCATGTCGCTGCTGCTGCAGACCCTGGCGATGATCCTCTGGAAGCCGGACTACAAGCCGTACCCGATCCTGCTGAACGACGAACCCTATGAATTCATGGGGGCGACGATCAACCTTGTGCAGATCCTGATCCTGGTCGTCACGGCGCTGACGCTGGCCGGCCTGATGGCGCTGATCCACGGCACCAAGCTCGGCCGCGCAATGCGCGCCACAGCCGAGAACCCGCGCGTGGCGCAGTTGATGGGCGTGCGCCCGGACCGCGTCATCAGCGCCACGTTCGCCATCGGCGCCGCGCTGGCCGCGCTGGCCGGTGTGATGTGGGCCGCCAACTATGGCTCGGTGCAGCACACCATGGGCTTCCTGCCCGGGCTGAAGGCCTTCACGGCGGCCGTGTTCGGCGGCATCGGCAACCTGGGGGGCGCCATGGTGGGCGGGGTGCTGCTGGGCGTCATCGAATCCATGGGCGCGGGCTACATCGGCGATTTCACCGGGGGCGTGCTGGGCAGCAACTACCAGGACATCTTTGCCTTCACCGTGCTGATCCTCGTGCTCACCTTGCGCCCCCAGGGCCTGCTGGGTGAACGCGTTGCCGACCGCCCCTGA
- a CDS encoding branched-chain amino acid ABC transporter permease — protein sequence MNKNRLLPFLGAAVALAVLPLLLQGVGEAWVRILDTALLYILLALGLNIVVGFAGLLDLGYIAFAAVGAYLFALLASPHLAENLPAVAALFPDGLHTPIWLALPLGAGLAALAGVMLGAPTLKLRGDYLAIVTLGFGEIIRVFMNNLDAPVNITNGPKGINAIEPFRVGPINLGEPWHIGSFTLPPVTLHYYLFLGIVILAVIVCMRLHDSRLGRAWMAIREDEVAAKAMGLNTRNLKLLAFGLGATFGGVSGVLFASFQGFVSPESFSLQESILVVAMVVLGGLGHIPGVILGAFLLAALPEVLRHVAGPLQAMTDGRLDAAILRQLLVAVAMIGIMLARPRGLWPAPAHEDRLIPDEAALKEGQA from the coding sequence ATGAACAAGAACCGACTGCTGCCCTTCCTGGGCGCCGCCGTGGCCCTGGCCGTCCTGCCCCTGCTGCTGCAGGGCGTGGGCGAGGCCTGGGTCCGCATCCTCGACACCGCGCTGCTCTACATCCTGCTGGCGCTGGGCCTCAACATCGTGGTGGGCTTTGCCGGCCTGCTCGATCTGGGCTACATCGCCTTTGCGGCGGTGGGCGCCTACCTGTTCGCGCTGCTGGCCTCGCCGCACCTGGCCGAGAACCTGCCCGCCGTGGCCGCGCTGTTCCCCGATGGCCTGCACACGCCGATCTGGCTGGCGTTGCCGCTGGGGGCCGGGCTGGCCGCACTGGCCGGCGTGATGCTGGGCGCGCCCACGCTGAAGTTGCGAGGCGACTACCTGGCCATCGTCACGCTGGGTTTTGGCGAGATCATCCGCGTGTTCATGAACAACCTGGACGCACCGGTCAACATCACCAACGGGCCCAAGGGCATCAACGCGATCGAGCCCTTCCGTGTCGGCCCCATCAACCTGGGTGAGCCCTGGCACATCGGCAGCTTCACGCTGCCGCCCGTCACGCTGCACTACTACCTGTTCCTGGGCATCGTGATCCTGGCCGTCATCGTCTGCATGCGGCTGCATGATTCCCGCCTGGGCCGCGCCTGGATGGCGATCCGCGAAGACGAAGTCGCCGCCAAGGCCATGGGCCTGAACACGCGCAACCTCAAGCTGCTGGCCTTCGGCCTCGGCGCGACCTTCGGTGGCGTGTCGGGGGTGCTGTTCGCCAGCTTCCAGGGCTTTGTGTCGCCCGAGTCGTTCAGCCTGCAGGAGTCCATCCTGGTGGTGGCCATGGTGGTGCTGGGCGGTCTGGGGCACATCCCCGGCGTCATCCTGGGCGCCTTCCTGCTGGCCGCGCTGCCCGAGGTGCTGCGCCACGTGGCCGGCCCGTTGCAGGCCATGACCGACGGTCGTCTGGACGCCGCCATCCTGCGGCAGTTGCTGGTCGCTGTCGCGATGATCGGCATCATGCTGGCTCGCCCGCGTGGCCTGTGGCCCGCGCCGGCGCACGAGGACCGCCTGATCCCCGATGAGGCTGCACTGAAGGAGGGCCAGGCATGA
- a CDS encoding ABC transporter ATP-binding protein — MSRLLLNVEGVAKRFGGVQALKGVGLSIPEGQVHGLIGPNGAGKTTFFNMITGLIPSDQGRFELDGKPYKPTAVHEVARAGIARTFQNIRLFADMSALDNVRVGRHVRTKVSWWHAVLRSKSFRDEEAAITRDAMALLAFVGLDNKAHQTARTLSYGDQRRLEIARALATEPKLLALDEPAAGMNATEKVQLRELIEKIRAQGRAVLLIEHDVKLVMGLCDHVTVLDQGKLIASGSPADVQRDPAVIAAYLGESHLPA, encoded by the coding sequence ATGAGCCGCTTGCTGCTGAATGTGGAGGGCGTGGCCAAGCGCTTCGGGGGCGTGCAGGCGCTCAAGGGCGTCGGCCTGAGCATCCCCGAAGGCCAGGTGCACGGTCTGATCGGCCCGAACGGCGCCGGCAAGACCACCTTCTTCAACATGATCACCGGCCTGATCCCGTCAGACCAGGGCCGTTTCGAGCTGGACGGCAAGCCCTACAAGCCGACCGCGGTGCACGAGGTGGCGCGCGCCGGCATTGCCCGGACCTTCCAGAACATCCGGCTGTTTGCCGACATGTCCGCGCTCGACAACGTGCGCGTGGGGCGCCATGTGCGCACCAAGGTCAGCTGGTGGCACGCCGTGCTGCGCTCCAAGTCCTTCCGCGACGAGGAAGCCGCCATCACCCGCGATGCGATGGCGCTGCTGGCCTTCGTGGGCCTGGACAACAAGGCGCACCAGACCGCTCGCACGCTGAGCTACGGCGACCAGCGACGCCTGGAGATCGCCCGTGCGCTGGCGACCGAGCCCAAGCTGCTGGCGCTGGATGAGCCCGCGGCCGGCATGAACGCCACCGAGAAAGTGCAACTGCGCGAGCTGATCGAGAAGATCCGCGCGCAGGGCCGCGCCGTGCTGCTGATCGAACACGACGTGAAGCTGGTGATGGGCCTGTGCGACCACGTGACCGTGCTCGATCAGGGCAAGCTCATTGCCTCCGGCTCGCCGGCCGATGTGCAGCGTGATCCCGCGGTGATTGCCGCCTACCTGGGCGAGTCCCACCTGCCTGCGTGA
- a CDS encoding ABC transporter ATP-binding protein: MTTTAQPLLAVRDLHVAYGGIQAVKGLNLDLYEGELVSLIGANGAGKTTTLKAICGLLHPSSGDILYQGRSLKGQGAWDLPAQGLVMVPEGRGIFTRMTIDENLRMGTYLRADADIESDIERVYARFPRLKERMKQLAGTLSGGEQQMLAMGRALLARPKLLLLDEPSMGLSPIMVDLIFEVVREVSQQGVTVLLVEQNAHRALEMADRAYVLESGEMTLSGPAAQLLGDPQVQAAYLGA; this comes from the coding sequence ATGACGACCACCGCCCAGCCCCTGCTGGCCGTGCGCGATCTGCACGTGGCCTATGGGGGCATTCAGGCCGTCAAAGGCCTGAACCTCGATCTGTACGAAGGCGAACTGGTGAGCCTGATCGGTGCCAACGGCGCCGGCAAGACCACGACGCTCAAGGCCATCTGCGGCCTGCTGCACCCCAGCTCGGGCGACATCCTGTACCAGGGGCGCAGCCTGAAGGGGCAGGGCGCCTGGGACTTGCCCGCCCAGGGTCTGGTGATGGTGCCCGAAGGCCGCGGCATCTTCACCCGCATGACGATCGACGAGAACCTGCGCATGGGCACCTACCTGCGCGCGGACGCCGACATCGAGTCCGACATCGAGCGTGTGTACGCCCGCTTCCCGCGCCTGAAGGAGCGGATGAAGCAGCTGGCCGGCACGCTGTCGGGCGGTGAGCAGCAGATGCTGGCCATGGGCCGTGCCCTGCTGGCGCGCCCCAAGCTGCTGCTGCTCGACGAGCCGTCCATGGGCCTGTCGCCCATCATGGTCGACCTGATCTTCGAGGTCGTGCGCGAGGTGTCGCAGCAGGGCGTGACCGTGTTGCTGGTGGAGCAGAACGCCCACCGTGCCCTCGAGATGGCGGACCGCGCCTACGTGCTCGAATCGGGCGAGATGACGCTCAGCGGCCCGGCTGCCCAGCTGCTGGGCGACCCGCAGGTGCAGGCCGCCTACCTGGGCGCCTGA
- a CDS encoding HIT family protein: MAYDTNNVFAKMLRGEIPCFKLYEDEHTLAFMDIMPQAEGHALVIPKEAATTLFELSDEAAQAVMRTVRRIGNAQKQALGAEGIVLMQLNGAAAGQSVPHFHVHVIPGSIADLRRPHATVAGDMAQIQALGERIRAALA; encoded by the coding sequence ATGGCCTACGACACGAACAACGTTTTCGCGAAGATGCTGCGCGGCGAGATCCCGTGCTTCAAGCTCTACGAGGACGAGCACACCCTGGCGTTCATGGACATCATGCCGCAGGCCGAAGGCCACGCGCTGGTGATTCCGAAGGAGGCCGCCACCACGTTGTTCGAACTGTCGGATGAGGCGGCTCAGGCTGTGATGCGCACGGTGCGCCGCATCGGCAACGCGCAGAAGCAGGCGCTGGGCGCCGAAGGCATCGTGCTGATGCAGCTCAACGGCGCCGCGGCCGGCCAGAGCGTGCCGCACTTCCACGTGCACGTCATTCCCGGCTCGATTGCCGACCTGCGCCGCCCGCATGCCACGGTGGCCGGCGACATGGCACAGATCCAGGCGCTGGGCGAGCGCATCCGCGCCGCCCTGGCCTGA
- a CDS encoding CDP-6-deoxy-delta-3,4-glucoseen reductase yields the protein MSLTVSIQPSGRQFDVQRDETVLSGAIHAGIGLPYGCKDGACGSCKCRVLEGRVIHGAHQTKALTPEEEAQGWILTCCATPQTDLVIEARQVVGLGDHPVVKMPTRVTSLTRLAPDVMVLRLQLPANNSFGFRAGQYIEFILKDGQRRSYSMANAPHMVQDAGVNGMELHIRHMPGGVFTDHVFGAMKEKDILRVEGPFGTFFLREESDRPIVLLASGTGFAPIKAIVEHMRFKGIRRPTVLYWGARARADLYLHDWAEQQAAECSDWLRYVPVLSDARPEDAWTGRTGFVHEAVLADLPDLSAHEVYACGAPVMVQAAQRDFTARAGLPAEHFYADAFTSAADKLGT from the coding sequence ATGAGCCTGACCGTTTCCATCCAGCCCAGCGGCCGCCAGTTCGACGTCCAGCGTGACGAAACCGTGCTGAGCGGCGCCATCCACGCCGGCATCGGCCTGCCCTACGGTTGCAAGGACGGCGCCTGCGGGTCCTGCAAATGCCGCGTGCTGGAAGGGCGTGTGATCCACGGCGCCCACCAGACCAAGGCCCTCACGCCGGAAGAAGAAGCCCAGGGCTGGATCCTCACCTGCTGCGCCACGCCGCAGACCGATCTGGTGATCGAGGCGCGTCAGGTCGTGGGCCTGGGTGACCATCCGGTGGTGAAGATGCCCACGCGCGTCACCAGCCTGACCCGGCTCGCGCCCGATGTGATGGTGCTGCGCCTGCAGCTGCCAGCCAACAACAGCTTCGGCTTCCGCGCCGGCCAGTACATCGAGTTCATCCTGAAGGATGGCCAGCGCCGCAGCTATTCGATGGCCAATGCGCCCCACATGGTGCAGGACGCCGGCGTCAACGGTATGGAGCTGCATATCCGCCACATGCCCGGCGGCGTGTTCACCGACCACGTCTTCGGCGCCATGAAGGAGAAAGACATCCTGCGCGTGGAAGGCCCGTTCGGCACCTTCTTCCTGCGCGAGGAGTCCGACCGCCCCATCGTGCTGCTCGCCTCGGGCACGGGCTTTGCGCCCATCAAGGCCATCGTCGAGCACATGCGCTTCAAGGGCATCCGCCGCCCGACCGTGCTGTACTGGGGCGCCCGCGCCCGTGCCGACCTCTACCTGCACGACTGGGCCGAGCAACAGGCTGCCGAATGCAGCGACTGGCTGCGCTACGTGCCCGTGCTGTCGGACGCCCGCCCTGAAGACGCCTGGACAGGCCGCACGGGCTTCGTGCACGAGGCCGTGCTGGCCGACCTGCCCGACCTGTCGGCCCACGAGGTGTATGCCTGTGGCGCGCCAGTCATGGTGCAGGCTGCCCAGCGCGACTTCACCGCGCGCGCCGGCCTGCCCGCCGAGCACTTCTACGCCGACGCTTTCACGAGTGCCGCTGACAAGCTCGGCACCTGA
- a CDS encoding NAD-dependent epimerase/dehydratase family protein, which translates to MRAPSPARPAVFRRTRVLVVGFGDVGQRAAAVLPAGLRVVALTSQSTRVPELRAAGVRPLHVNLDDPQAVRRLAGLAQRVLHLAPPPGQGPCDPRTTRLLQALSRGGAPRTLVYGSTTGVYGDAGGAEFDETRAVAPTTDRARRRVHAEAAVRAFGRRHAAAGTRACILRIPGIYALDRAGGDPRERVRRGSPVLRPEDDVWTNHIHADDLARACVAALWRARPGRVVHVSDDTRLRMGDYFDFVADRFGLPPPPRLSRAEAAAVLSPMQLSFMGESRQLRNARLKTELRVTLRYPDVMAGLPAPG; encoded by the coding sequence ATGCGTGCTCCTTCTCCTGCCCGTCCTGCCGTGTTCCGGCGCACCCGTGTGCTGGTGGTGGGCTTTGGCGATGTGGGGCAGCGGGCGGCCGCGGTGCTGCCGGCCGGCCTGCGCGTGGTGGCACTCACCTCGCAGTCGACCCGCGTGCCGGAGTTGCGGGCAGCCGGCGTACGGCCGCTGCACGTGAATCTGGACGACCCGCAGGCCGTGCGCCGCCTGGCCGGGCTGGCGCAGCGCGTGCTGCACCTGGCGCCCCCGCCGGGGCAGGGCCCCTGCGACCCCCGCACGACACGCCTGCTCCAGGCCCTGTCGCGCGGGGGGGCGCCGCGCACGCTGGTGTACGGCAGCACCACCGGGGTGTATGGCGATGCGGGCGGCGCCGAGTTCGACGAGACGCGCGCTGTGGCCCCCACCACCGACCGCGCCCGCCGCCGTGTGCACGCCGAGGCCGCGGTGCGGGCCTTCGGACGCCGCCACGCCGCGGCTGGCACGCGCGCCTGCATCCTGCGCATCCCCGGCATCTACGCCCTCGACCGTGCGGGGGGCGATCCCCGCGAGCGCGTGCGCCGTGGCAGCCCGGTGTTGCGCCCCGAAGACGATGTGTGGACCAACCACATCCATGCCGACGACCTGGCCCGTGCCTGTGTGGCGGCCTTGTGGCGTGCGCGGCCCGGGCGGGTGGTGCACGTGTCCGACGACACCCGCCTGCGCATGGGCGACTACTTCGATTTCGTGGCCGACCGGTTTGGCCTGCCGCCCCCGCCCCGTCTGAGCCGTGCCGAGGCGGCTGCCGTGCTGAGCCCCATGCAGCTGTCCTTCATGGGCGAATCGCGCCAGTTGCGCAACGCCCGTTTGAAGACCGAACTGAGGGTGACGCTGCGCTACCCGGACGTGATGGCCGGCTTGCCCGCGCCGGGGTGA
- a CDS encoding SGNH/GDSL hydrolase family protein codes for MTTVLFTLSRVCATVALAAAAVFAAAPAQAYSELVVFGDSLSDNGNAQKALVARGFPLPLPMTPYVGGRFTNGPTAAEVLATTLGVALNDRAYGGAYSGTGSKFKDITSVLNDTGMADQVSSYIKTAGGPLKADSLYMVWGGGNDFLDVLVAGVSSETLQAVGAQAIRNIAGHIGTLYAAGARDFFVPDLADFSFTYAAQQQSTDSQAALSGMTAKFNLGMDMALDKLESSLSGITIHRFDTNRTLNAYRADLVADGGTLTARCWGGSYAGVLASPGMTACSNPDSYFLFDAVHPTSGVHQALGTAFAAAVPEPSASGLALVGLLGVAVLASRRRAGAAIHAGQGA; via the coding sequence ATGACAACCGTCCTTTTCACCTTGTCGCGTGTCTGCGCGACCGTGGCCCTGGCCGCGGCCGCCGTGTTCGCCGCCGCACCGGCCCAGGCCTACAGCGAACTCGTCGTGTTCGGCGACAGCCTGTCCGACAACGGCAATGCCCAGAAGGCCCTGGTGGCCCGTGGCTTCCCGCTGCCCCTGCCGATGACGCCCTATGTGGGCGGGCGCTTCACCAACGGCCCCACGGCCGCCGAAGTGCTGGCCACGACGCTGGGCGTGGCGCTGAACGACCGCGCTTATGGCGGCGCCTATTCGGGCACAGGCAGCAAGTTCAAGGACATCACCTCGGTGCTCAACGACACGGGCATGGCCGACCAGGTGAGCAGCTACATCAAGACAGCCGGCGGCCCGTTGAAGGCCGATTCGCTCTACATGGTCTGGGGCGGCGGCAACGATTTCCTCGACGTGCTCGTGGCGGGCGTGAGCAGCGAGACCCTGCAGGCCGTGGGCGCTCAGGCGATCCGGAACATCGCGGGCCACATCGGCACGCTGTATGCGGCCGGTGCCCGTGACTTCTTCGTGCCCGACCTGGCCGATTTCTCCTTCACCTACGCCGCACAGCAGCAGTCCACCGACAGTCAGGCGGCACTCAGCGGCATGACGGCCAAGTTCAACCTCGGCATGGACATGGCGCTCGACAAGCTGGAGAGCAGCCTCAGCGGGATCACCATCCACCGCTTCGACACCAACCGCACGCTGAACGCCTACCGCGCCGACCTCGTGGCCGACGGCGGCACGCTGACCGCGCGCTGCTGGGGCGGCAGTTATGCCGGGGTGCTGGCGTCGCCCGGCATGACCGCCTGCAGCAACCCGGACAGCTACTTCCTGTTCGATGCCGTGCATCCGACGTCGGGGGTGCACCAGGCGCTGGGCACGGCCTTCGCCGCTGCAGTGCCGGAACCGTCCGCTTCCGGCCTCGCGCTGGTCGGCCTGCTGGGGGTGGCGGTGCTTGCCTCCCGCCGCCGCGCGGGCGCTGCCATTCACGCCGGCCAGGGCGCCTGA